The genomic segment TTCCGAAATCCAAAAAAAACGCGCCACCCGGCCAGCGTGCCGAATGACGCTACAATACCCGTAAAATGCGAAACTCGCCGCTCCCGAATCGCCTCGAAAAAAACCGCCCGCAGCCGAACCTCGCCTCAGCTATTCAGCCCTCACGCTTCGTCCCACAGACGCCGCGCGTTCGCCAAGGCGATGCGCGTCCCGTCGCGGCAATCCTCCATGCCCTCGAACTCGATGGAGATATAGCCGTCGTACCCCGAGCGCTTCAGGAGGGACACGATGCCCGGCAGGTCGAGATCGCCCTGACCGACGATCGCGCCTCGCAGGTATCTGCCCGCCGTGCTGCGGAACCAGCCTTCGCCCGGGTCGCGCCCGGGCGGCCGCACGTAGAAGTCCTTGAAATGCACCATGGACGCATAGGGTACGCTTGCGAGCACGGACGCCAGCGGATCGCCGTCCGCACAGACGAAGTTGCCCACGTCGAGCGTGGTACGGAAGTTTTCTCGTCCGACCGCGTGCACGAGACCGAGCACCCGATCGAAGGCTTGCAGCAAATAGCCGTGGTTCTCGACGCTCGTCACGATGCCGTAACGGGCGGCGTAGTCGGCAATTTCCGCGCAGCCCTCGGAAAGGCGCGGCAGCAGCCGCGCGTAATGCGCCGCCGACGTGTCCGGGTGCGTCGCGGCATCGTGCCGCATGCGCTTGACGCCGAGCCTCGCCGCCATGTCGACCTCGCCCTTGAGCCGCTCGAGCTCTGCGCGGAAGGCTTCCTCGCTCTCCGCGACGAGATTGCCGCGTACGGCATAATTGGACACCTCGATGCCGCATGCCGCCGCCCGCGCCGCGATTTTTTCCGCGAGCCCGTCTTCTTCATAAAGGCTGTAGCCGACGGGAACGATCTCGATATGTTCTCCGCCCTGGTCCGCCGTCCAATCGACGACGTCAAGGACGTTCATCTCTTTTCGCAAGACCGCTTGATACAGACTATACGTGCTGACGCCCAGCTTCACGCGGGTTCGCTCCTCTCCTGTTCCGGGCCGCCCGCAATTACGAGAGCCGGATCTCCTCGCCTTTTTCCGCCGACTCGTAAATGCCGCACAGCATCTTCATGACCGCGACGCCGTCGGACACCGGGCTGATCGGCTCGCTGCCGGTCCGGACACAGTCGACGAAGTGGTCGATCT from the Cohnella hashimotonis genome contains:
- a CDS encoding sugar phosphate isomerase/epimerase family protein — encoded protein: MKLGVSTYSLYQAVLRKEMNVLDVVDWTADQGGEHIEIVPVGYSLYEEDGLAEKIAARAAACGIEVSNYAVRGNLVAESEEAFRAELERLKGEVDMAARLGVKRMRHDAATHPDTSAAHYARLLPRLSEGCAEIADYAARYGIVTSVENHGYLLQAFDRVLGLVHAVGRENFRTTLDVGNFVCADGDPLASVLASVPYASMVHFKDFYVRPPGRDPGEGWFRSTAGRYLRGAIVGQGDLDLPGIVSLLKRSGYDGYISIEFEGMEDCRDGTRIALANARRLWDEA